Proteins encoded by one window of Musa acuminata AAA Group cultivar baxijiao chromosome BXJ2-9, Cavendish_Baxijiao_AAA, whole genome shotgun sequence:
- the LOC135624046 gene encoding vegetative cell wall protein gp1-like produces the protein MKSSGARLRLLVAALTLLFVASTAQAPGPAPVKPPTVAPTPAPTVAPPTPAPAPGPAPSPSVPVPAPSAPAPSPNVPVPAPVAPAPSPKAPTPAPEAPASSPPAPPPASQTPTEAPSPPSTSGAAELCSAAWVSAAVAVATVAYAF, from the coding sequence ATGAAGTCCTCCGGCGCCCGCCTCCGCCTGCTCGTGGCGGCTCTGACCCTGCTCTTTGTGGCCTCCACCGCTCAAGCGCCTGGCCCAGCTCCCGTCAAGCCCCCCACCGTAGCTCCTACCCCCGCTCCCACTGTCGCGCCCCCGACCCCGGCTCCCGCTCCCGGCCCCGCACCGTCCCCCAGCGTCCCTGTCCCCGCACCGTCGGCCCCGGCGCCGTCCCCCAACGTCCCTGTCCCCGCCCCCGTGGCCCCGGCGCCGTCGCCTAAGGCGCCCACCCCGGCACCAGAGGCGCCCGCCTCCTCCCCTCCCGCTCCCCCTCCAGCCAGCCAGACGCCGACCGAGGCGCCGAGCCCGCCGTCCACCAGCGGGGCCGCTGAGCTCTGCTCTGCGGCCTGGGTCTCCGCCGCCGTGGCCGTCGCCACCGTTGCGTATGCGTTCTAA